The uncultured Bacteroides sp. genome has a segment encoding these proteins:
- a CDS encoding glycosyltransferase family 2 protein, producing the protein MNNLPELSIITVNYNGLKDTSELIKSLQTHISLSYEIIVVDNASKVNEAALLQEKYPHIITIRSEENLGFSGGNNLGIHQAKGKYIFLLNNDTFIEEDTFHYLIERLKSSSEIGAVSPKIKFAFPPRNIQFAGYLPLSAITLRNDLIGFGEKDDGQYEISNRTPYCHGAAMMIKKEVIETVGYMPEIYFLYYEELDWCTQITKAGYELWYEPRCTVYHKESQSTGQQSYMRTFYLTRNRLLYAWRNRDGVIRWISILYQLLVAAPKNSLVFLLRGRTYLAKAVFKGIIAFIKLEHKLS; encoded by the coding sequence ATGAACAACTTACCTGAACTATCCATTATAACAGTTAATTACAACGGATTGAAAGATACAAGTGAACTGATTAAGTCTCTTCAAACACATATCTCTCTTTCTTATGAAATTATTGTGGTTGATAATGCTTCAAAAGTCAATGAAGCAGCTCTTTTACAGGAAAAGTATCCGCATATTATTACAATAAGGAGTGAAGAGAATTTAGGTTTTTCAGGGGGAAATAATCTGGGAATTCACCAGGCAAAAGGAAAGTATATTTTCTTATTGAATAACGATACGTTTATTGAAGAGGATACTTTTCATTATCTAATCGAAAGATTGAAAAGCAGTTCTGAAATAGGAGCTGTTTCCCCAAAAATTAAGTTTGCCTTTCCTCCACGCAATATTCAGTTTGCTGGTTATCTTCCACTTTCAGCAATTACTTTACGAAATGATTTAATTGGTTTTGGAGAAAAAGACGATGGACAATATGAAATTTCAAACCGTACTCCTTACTGCCACGGCGCAGCTATGATGATAAAAAAAGAAGTGATTGAAACAGTAGGATATATGCCCGAAATTTATTTTCTTTACTACGAAGAGCTGGATTGGTGTACTCAAATAACAAAAGCGGGATATGAATTGTGGTACGAGCCCCGTTGCACTGTGTATCACAAAGAAAGTCAAAGTACAGGTCAGCAAAGCTACATGCGCACTTTTTATCTCACTCGCAACAGGTTGTTGTATGCCTGGCGGAATAGAGATGGAGTCATCCGATGGATCTCTATTTTGTATCAATTGCTTGTTGCTGCTCCAAAGAATAGTCTGGTCTTTCTTTTGAGGGGCAGAACATATTTAGCAAAAGCGGTATTTAAGGGAATAATTGCATTTATAAAATTAGAACACAAACTAAGTTAA
- a CDS encoding O-antigen ligase family protein — translation MQTLLKNITKLIMPRIFVYAGLLLFIVIFYKATMQRGCNVGYIIVSIPFIAVGMFLLLKNPLWSFIILFISNYFIMGVLRYISFPIPISVFMDSIISFIFLALILKTIHVRTEWKRALNPLTLITLIWFIFCLLELINPKITSFADWFTKVRSLAFYPIIMVILVSLILSKYKNVKLLLLVWSVLTLLAAFKGYWQKNHGFDSTELVWLYVGGGAKTHLISTGIRYFSFFSDAGNYGSCMGFSLVVFSIAAFYIKNKWLKAYFLIVALSGGYGMAISGTRGALAVPFAGYTIFILLSKKWEFALSSLFILISAFCFLNFTTIGNNNQTIKRMRSSFDTNDASFNVRLENQKKLKERLKNLPFGAGIGFGNTPDVNSPDYEFSVIPSDSWLVRVWIQTGVVGLSLYILLLFAGIISGGYIILFKIKNKELGGILAALLAGVFGMTASAYGNEILGQYPTCYLYFISFAIVFMGKHYDKELEEHEQLT, via the coding sequence ATGCAAACATTACTAAAAAATATAACTAAATTAATAATGCCCAGAATATTTGTATATGCAGGCTTATTGCTGTTTATTGTTATATTCTACAAAGCAACTATGCAAAGGGGCTGCAATGTTGGATACATCATTGTCTCCATCCCATTTATTGCCGTAGGAATGTTTCTATTATTAAAAAATCCTTTATGGAGTTTTATAATTCTCTTTATAAGCAATTATTTTATAATGGGAGTTCTCCGATATATCTCATTTCCAATTCCTATAAGTGTGTTTATGGATTCCATTATTTCATTCATATTTTTAGCACTCATTTTAAAAACAATTCATGTAAGAACAGAATGGAAAAGAGCATTAAATCCTTTAACTTTAATAACTCTCATTTGGTTTATTTTCTGTCTATTGGAGCTAATAAATCCCAAAATCACATCATTTGCTGATTGGTTCACTAAAGTCCGTAGTTTGGCTTTTTACCCAATAATAATGGTCATCTTGGTTTCTCTTATACTAAGCAAATATAAAAATGTTAAACTTCTGTTATTAGTATGGTCTGTTTTAACCCTTCTAGCAGCATTCAAAGGATACTGGCAAAAAAATCATGGATTTGATTCTACTGAATTAGTTTGGTTATATGTAGGCGGTGGAGCTAAAACACATTTGATAAGCACAGGGATTCGCTATTTTTCTTTTTTCTCTGATGCTGGAAACTACGGTTCATGCATGGGCTTTTCACTGGTAGTATTTTCCATAGCTGCTTTTTATATAAAAAACAAATGGCTCAAGGCTTATTTTCTCATTGTAGCACTCTCAGGAGGATACGGTATGGCTATTTCGGGAACCCGTGGAGCATTAGCTGTTCCGTTTGCAGGATATACCATTTTCATCCTTCTATCCAAGAAATGGGAATTTGCTTTATCTTCTTTATTTATACTCATATCTGCTTTTTGTTTTCTTAATTTTACTACTATTGGAAATAACAACCAAACAATAAAAAGAATGCGTTCTAGTTTCGATACAAATGATGCCTCTTTTAATGTAAGATTAGAAAATCAAAAAAAATTAAAAGAACGCTTGAAAAATCTCCCGTTCGGGGCAGGTATAGGATTCGGCAATACCCCCGATGTGAATAGCCCCGATTATGAATTTTCAGTAATCCCTAGTGACTCATGGCTTGTAAGAGTATGGATACAAACCGGAGTGGTTGGATTATCCTTATATATTCTGCTCCTATTTGCTGGTATTATATCGGGTGGATATATTATTCTTTTCAAAATAAAGAACAAAGAACTAGGAGGGATATTGGCAGCTTTACTTGCAGGAGTATTTGGTATGACAGCTTCCGCCTATGGAAATGAAATATTAGGACAATACCCTACTTGTTATCTCTATTTTATAAGCTTCGCCATTGTCTTTATGGGTAAACATTACGACAAAGAATTAGAAGAGCATGAACAACTTACCTGA